One stretch of Cellulomonas wangsupingiae DNA includes these proteins:
- the rpsO gene encoding 30S ribosomal protein S15 yields the protein MTEYATHEGDTGSPEVQIAVLTQRIKDLTEHLKTHKHDHHSRRGLLLLVGRRRRLLGYLQKVDINRYRALIERLGLRR from the coding sequence ATGACCGAGTACGCCACCCACGAGGGCGACACCGGCTCGCCCGAGGTGCAGATCGCCGTTCTGACGCAGCGGATCAAGGACCTCACCGAGCACCTCAAGACGCACAAGCACGACCACCACAGCCGTCGCGGCCTGCTGCTGCTCGTCGGACGTCGTCGCCGCCTGCTGGGTTACCTGCAGAAGGTCGACATCAACCGCTACCGCGCGCTCATCGAGCGCCTCGGCCTGCGTCGCTGA
- the truB gene encoding tRNA pseudouridine(55) synthase TruB, whose translation MPPTPPSSPHDAGARPAPTRRPTAADGVLVVDKPAGWTSHDVVARVRRLAATRKVGHAGTLDPMATGVLVLGVGRATRLLTYVTGADKDYRATVRLGVDTTTDDAEGEVLRQVDAAGVVRADLDAQVAALTGDILQAPSAVSAIKVDGQRAYARVRAGEDVALAARPVRVARFEVLDVRPVQADGMAVLDVDVEVTCSSGTYVRALARDLGAALGVGGHLTALRRTRVGGFDLRQARTLEELGATPEDEAITVLSPAAAARAVLPVRELDEAEARALSYGQGVEAADEPAGPVAAVGPGEVLVAVVERRGPRLRPAVVFAPAS comes from the coding sequence GTGCCCCCCACACCGCCGTCCTCCCCTCATGACGCCGGTGCCCGCCCGGCCCCGACGCGTCGTCCGACGGCCGCCGACGGCGTCCTGGTGGTCGACAAGCCCGCCGGGTGGACGAGCCACGACGTCGTGGCGCGCGTGCGCCGGCTGGCCGCGACCCGCAAGGTCGGCCACGCCGGCACGCTCGACCCCATGGCGACCGGTGTGCTGGTGCTGGGCGTCGGACGCGCGACGCGGCTGCTGACGTACGTGACCGGCGCCGACAAGGACTACCGGGCGACGGTGCGCCTGGGGGTCGACACGACGACCGACGACGCCGAGGGCGAGGTGCTGCGGCAGGTCGACGCGGCGGGCGTCGTGCGCGCCGACCTCGACGCGCAGGTCGCGGCCCTCACGGGCGACATCCTGCAGGCGCCCAGCGCGGTCTCGGCGATCAAGGTCGACGGGCAGCGCGCCTACGCGCGGGTGCGGGCGGGGGAGGACGTCGCGCTCGCCGCGCGCCCCGTGCGCGTGGCCCGGTTCGAGGTGCTCGACGTGCGGCCCGTGCAGGCCGACGGCATGGCGGTGCTCGACGTCGACGTCGAGGTGACGTGCTCGTCGGGGACCTACGTGCGCGCGCTGGCCCGGGACCTCGGTGCCGCGCTGGGCGTCGGCGGGCACCTGACGGCGCTGCGCCGCACCCGCGTGGGCGGGTTCGACCTGCGCCAGGCGCGGACGCTCGAGGAGCTCGGCGCGACGCCCGAGGACGAGGCGATCACGGTGCTGTCGCCCGCTGCCGCGGCGCGGGCCGTGCTGCCCGTGCGGGAGCTCGACGAGGCGGAGGCCCGGGCGCTGTCGTACGGGCAGGGCGTCGAGGCGGCCGACGAGCCCGCCGGTCCGGTCGCGGCGGTCGGCCCGGGGGAGGTCCTGGTCGCCGTCGTCGAGCGCCGCGGTCCGCGGCTGCGGCCGGCCGTGGTGTTCGCGCCGGCGTCCTGA
- a CDS encoding glycoside hydrolase family 9 protein → MVSRRTRRALSAATAITSVGVLAAVGLLPAAAVDDGFDDGPGAWIAYGTDGDIDTSSGALCVDVPAGSAQYGVGVVLNGVAVEEGATYTFAYTASASTDVTIRALVGQNGAPYGTVLDTSPALTAEPTAVEETFVATASYPATPTDESPEGQIAFQLGGVTAEAWTFCLDDVALTSDSELLPHTSFAESLGPWGLYGTSDPVFADGEMCVEVPGGNANPWDAGLSFTGLPIEEGANYVLELTGRTEPATPVRVIVGEGGGAYRTAFEQSAAPLGTETTTLSYPFTAGLTFPADGDAPGQVALHLGKAAAYTFCLTEVSLTTSATPPPPYEPDTGPRVRVNQVGYLPEGPKRATLLTDATEAVTWQLLDADGEELADGESQPVGPDASSGQDVHVIDFSDVTATGTGLTLVADGETSHPFAIAEDLYGQLRYDALNYFYLARSGTDIEASIVGEEYAREAGHVGVPPNQGDTAVPCIGPRDYYDGWTCDYTLDVTGGWYDAGDHGKYVVNGGIAVAQLLSTYERTLTTPGATAGALDDGTLDLPEHGNGVPDVLDEARWELEWMQKMVVPSGEYAGMVHHKIHDEGWTGLPLAPADDPQPRSLHRPSTAATLNVAAVAAQGARLFADHDADFAASLLATARSTYDAALAHPDVYAPAAAGSDGGGPYDDADVTDEFYWAAAELYVTTGEDRYATDVTASAHHTGDVFGPGGFHWGGTAALGRLTLATVPNGLPDRAEVRASVVAGADRYLAAQAEQPWGSVYSPSGGVYDWGSNSSVTNILVVVATAYDLTGDEKYLRGTLEGLDYLFGRNALNRSYVTGWGTVFSQNQHSRWFAAQLDPSLPHPPPGSLAGGPNSVTGTWDPTMQATLSPDCAPATCYLDEISSWASNEITINWNSALSWVASFAADQRSGGVAPAAPQVTTQPVDTTVALGTTATFTAAASGVPAPQVQWQVRDGARWRDVPGATATTLEVVATARTSGAQYRAVFTNASGTVTTAVARLLVEQQAPVVVRHPVDASGRIGTFVQFSAAASGHPAPTVRWQVRWGGGPWITVPFARSTTLRVLVTPLGYGTQYRAVFTNPGGTAATDGAHLTPRFGR, encoded by the coding sequence GTGGTTTCTCGAAGGACCCGCCGCGCACTGAGCGCCGCGACAGCCATCACCAGCGTGGGCGTGCTCGCGGCCGTCGGGCTGCTGCCCGCCGCCGCGGTCGACGACGGCTTCGACGACGGACCCGGCGCGTGGATCGCGTACGGCACGGACGGCGACATCGACACCAGCAGCGGAGCGTTGTGCGTCGACGTGCCGGCCGGCTCGGCGCAGTACGGCGTCGGGGTCGTCCTCAACGGCGTCGCCGTCGAGGAGGGGGCGACCTACACGTTCGCCTACACGGCGAGCGCCTCGACCGACGTCACGATCCGTGCGCTCGTCGGCCAGAACGGCGCGCCGTACGGCACGGTGCTCGACACGAGCCCGGCGCTGACGGCCGAGCCGACGGCCGTCGAGGAGACGTTCGTCGCCACGGCGTCGTACCCGGCGACGCCGACCGACGAGTCGCCCGAGGGCCAGATCGCCTTCCAGCTGGGCGGCGTCACCGCCGAGGCGTGGACCTTCTGCCTCGACGACGTCGCTCTGACCAGCGACAGCGAGCTGCTGCCCCACACGTCGTTCGCCGAGTCGCTCGGCCCGTGGGGGCTGTACGGCACGAGCGACCCGGTCTTCGCCGACGGCGAGATGTGCGTCGAGGTGCCCGGCGGCAACGCCAACCCCTGGGACGCCGGCCTGTCGTTCACGGGCCTGCCGATCGAGGAGGGCGCCAACTACGTCCTGGAGCTGACCGGCCGCACCGAACCCGCGACGCCCGTGCGCGTCATCGTCGGCGAGGGCGGCGGTGCGTACCGCACGGCGTTCGAGCAGTCGGCCGCACCCCTGGGGACCGAGACGACCACGCTGTCCTACCCCTTCACGGCTGGGCTGACGTTCCCCGCCGACGGTGACGCGCCCGGCCAGGTCGCGCTGCACCTCGGCAAGGCCGCCGCGTACACGTTCTGCCTCACGGAGGTCTCCTTGACGACGTCGGCCACGCCGCCGCCCCCGTACGAGCCGGACACCGGCCCGCGCGTCCGCGTCAACCAGGTGGGGTACCTCCCCGAGGGCCCGAAGCGCGCGACGCTCCTGACCGACGCGACCGAGGCCGTGACGTGGCAGCTCCTGGACGCCGACGGCGAGGAGCTGGCCGACGGCGAGTCGCAGCCGGTCGGCCCCGACGCGTCGTCCGGCCAGGACGTGCACGTCATCGACTTCTCCGACGTCACCGCCACCGGCACGGGCCTCACGCTGGTCGCCGACGGCGAGACGAGCCACCCGTTCGCGATCGCCGAGGACCTGTACGGCCAGCTGCGGTACGACGCGCTGAACTACTTCTACCTCGCGCGCTCGGGCACCGACATCGAGGCGTCGATCGTCGGCGAGGAGTACGCGCGGGAGGCCGGCCACGTGGGTGTCCCGCCCAACCAGGGTGACACCGCGGTGCCGTGCATCGGCCCGCGCGACTACTACGACGGCTGGACCTGCGACTACACGCTCGACGTCACGGGCGGCTGGTACGACGCGGGCGACCACGGCAAGTACGTCGTGAACGGCGGCATCGCGGTCGCGCAGCTGCTCTCGACGTACGAGCGCACGCTGACCACTCCCGGCGCCACCGCCGGCGCCCTCGACGACGGCACGCTCGACCTGCCCGAGCACGGCAACGGCGTGCCGGACGTGCTGGACGAGGCCCGCTGGGAGCTGGAGTGGATGCAGAAGATGGTCGTGCCGTCCGGCGAGTACGCCGGCATGGTGCACCACAAGATCCACGACGAGGGGTGGACCGGCCTGCCGCTCGCCCCGGCGGACGACCCGCAGCCGCGCTCGCTGCACCGGCCCTCGACCGCGGCGACGCTCAACGTCGCGGCCGTCGCGGCGCAGGGCGCCCGGCTCTTCGCGGACCACGACGCCGACTTCGCGGCGAGCCTGCTGGCGACCGCACGCAGCACGTACGACGCCGCGCTCGCGCACCCCGACGTGTACGCACCCGCCGCCGCGGGCAGTGACGGTGGTGGCCCCTACGACGACGCCGACGTCACCGACGAGTTCTACTGGGCGGCAGCCGAGCTGTACGTCACCACGGGCGAGGACCGGTACGCCACGGACGTCACGGCCAGCGCCCACCACACGGGCGACGTGTTCGGGCCCGGCGGCTTCCACTGGGGCGGCACCGCGGCGCTGGGGCGTCTGACGCTGGCGACCGTGCCGAACGGCCTGCCCGACCGCGCCGAGGTGCGCGCGTCGGTCGTGGCCGGCGCCGACAGGTACCTGGCCGCGCAGGCGGAGCAGCCCTGGGGTTCCGTGTACTCGCCCTCGGGCGGCGTCTACGACTGGGGGTCGAACTCGTCGGTCACGAACATCCTCGTGGTGGTCGCGACGGCGTACGACCTCACCGGTGACGAGAAGTACCTGCGCGGCACGCTCGAGGGCCTCGACTACCTCTTCGGTCGCAACGCGCTCAACCGGTCCTACGTGACCGGCTGGGGCACGGTGTTCTCGCAGAACCAGCACTCGCGGTGGTTCGCGGCACAGCTCGACCCGTCGCTGCCGCACCCCCCGCCGGGCTCGCTCGCGGGTGGTCCGAACTCGGTCACCGGCACCTGGGACCCGACGATGCAGGCCACGCTGTCGCCCGACTGCGCGCCGGCCACCTGCTACCTCGACGAGATCAGCTCGTGGGCGTCGAACGAGATCACCATCAACTGGAACTCGGCGCTGTCGTGGGTCGCGTCGTTCGCGGCGGACCAGAGGAGCGGCGGCGTCGCGCCGGCCGCGCCGCAGGTCACCACGCAGCCCGTCGACACCACGGTGGCGCTCGGGACGACGGCGACCTTCACGGCCGCCGCGTCCGGGGTCCCGGCGCCGCAGGTCCAGTGGCAGGTCCGTGACGGCGCGCGCTGGCGCGACGTGCCCGGCGCCACCGCCACGACGCTCGAGGTCGTCGCCACGGCGAGGACGTCGGGGGCCCAGTACCGGGCCGTCTTCACGAACGCGTCCGGCACGGTCACGACGGCGGTCGCCCGGCTCCTCGTGGAGCAGCAGGCCCCGGTCGTCGTCCGGCACCCCGTCGATGCGTCGGGGAGGATCGGCACGTTCGTGCAGTTCAGCGCCGCGGCGAGCGGCCACCCGGCACCCACGGTGCGGTGGCAGGTGCGCTGGGGCGGCGGCCCGTGGATCACGGTGCCGTTCGCACGCAGCACGACGCTGCGGGTGCTGGTCACCCCGCTCGGGTACGGCACGCAGTACCGCGCGGTGTTCACCAACCCCGGCGGCACGGCCGCGACCGACGGCGCGCACCTCACGCCGCGCTTCGGCCGCTGA
- the rbfA gene encoding 30S ribosome-binding factor RbfA gives MADSGRARKLAERVQQVVAQMIDTRVKDPRLGFVTVTDVRVTGDLQHADVYYTVLGDEEARDGSAKALESAKGLIRSEVGKQTGIRLTPTLAFHLDAVPETAAHLEEALSEAARRDAEVARLAASARYAGEPDPYRRADDDVED, from the coding sequence ATGGCCGACTCAGGTCGTGCACGCAAGCTGGCCGAACGCGTCCAGCAGGTCGTCGCGCAGATGATCGACACCCGGGTCAAGGACCCGCGCCTCGGCTTCGTGACGGTCACCGACGTGCGCGTCACGGGTGACCTGCAGCACGCCGACGTCTACTACACCGTCCTCGGCGACGAGGAGGCGCGCGACGGGTCCGCGAAGGCGCTCGAGAGCGCCAAGGGCCTCATCCGCTCCGAGGTGGGCAAGCAGACCGGCATCCGGCTGACGCCCACCCTCGCGTTCCACCTCGACGCGGTGCCGGAGACGGCGGCGCACCTCGAGGAGGCGCTCTCGGAGGCGGCTCGCCGCGACGCCGAGGTCGCGCGCCTGGCGGCGAGCGCGCGGTACGCCGGCGAGCCCGACCCGTACCGCCGGGCGGACGACGACGTCGAGGACTGA
- a CDS encoding bifunctional riboflavin kinase/FAD synthetase: MQVWTDVSQVPTGWGPSVVTLGNFDGVHRGHVAVLTRMVDDARAAGAHAVAVTFTPHPAQVHRPDDAPPLLLGDADRLELLAGTGLDAVLLVTYTLDFARQSPEEFVRRYLVGALRARTVVVGRDVRFGWQNSGDLSTMRELGERYGFEVEVIDDVRPGEAADDTPAHRRWSSTWVRELLAAGDVRTAADVLGRPHRVRGVVVHGDARGRELGYPTANLGPTAGMVPADGVYAGWLRRGERSADGSAVPVADRVLPAAVSIGTNPTFAGRERRVEAYVLDRTDLELYDEEVVLELVDRLRPTLRFESVDDLLVQMAADVRDVRRELGTTVPPGA, translated from the coding sequence GTGCAGGTCTGGACCGACGTGTCGCAGGTGCCGACGGGGTGGGGACCGTCCGTCGTGACGCTCGGCAACTTCGACGGCGTGCACCGCGGGCACGTGGCGGTGCTGACGCGGATGGTCGACGACGCGCGCGCCGCCGGCGCCCACGCCGTCGCGGTCACGTTCACGCCCCACCCGGCCCAGGTGCACCGCCCGGACGACGCACCGCCGCTGCTGCTCGGGGACGCCGACCGGCTCGAGCTGCTCGCGGGTACCGGCCTCGACGCCGTCCTGCTCGTGACGTACACGCTCGACTTCGCGCGGCAGAGCCCCGAGGAGTTCGTGCGCCGGTACCTCGTGGGTGCGCTGCGGGCCCGGACGGTCGTGGTCGGCCGGGACGTGCGCTTCGGCTGGCAGAACTCCGGTGACCTGTCGACCATGCGCGAGCTGGGGGAGCGGTACGGGTTCGAGGTCGAGGTCATCGACGACGTGCGCCCCGGGGAGGCCGCGGACGACACGCCGGCCCACCGCCGGTGGTCCTCGACGTGGGTGCGCGAGCTGCTCGCCGCCGGTGACGTGCGCACCGCGGCCGACGTGCTGGGCCGGCCGCACCGGGTGCGCGGCGTCGTGGTCCACGGCGACGCGCGCGGGCGCGAGCTCGGGTACCCCACCGCCAACCTCGGCCCGACCGCCGGGATGGTCCCCGCGGACGGCGTCTACGCCGGGTGGCTGCGCCGGGGCGAGCGTTCCGCGGACGGCAGTGCCGTGCCCGTGGCGGACAGGGTGCTGCCCGCCGCCGTGTCGATCGGCACCAACCCCACGTTCGCGGGGCGGGAGCGGCGCGTGGAGGCGTACGTCCTCGACCGCACGGACCTCGAGCTGTACGACGAGGAGGTCGTCCTCGAGTTGGTCGACCGGCTGCGTCCGACGCTGCGGTTCGAGTCGGTGGACGATCTGCTCGTGCAGATGGCGGCGGACGTGCGGGACGTGCGCCGCGAGCTCGGCACGACGGTGCCGCCCGGTGCGTGA
- the infB gene encoding translation initiation factor IF-2, producing the protein MAKVRVYELAKELGVDSKTIMTKLNELGEFVRSASSTIEPPVVRKLRDTYPAGGSGNGRSASSARPAAPKAPASSDGTPAPAPARPAAPAPAAPAPVAEAPQAPAAPAPAAQAPAAQAPAAQAPAPQAPAPQAPAPQAPAPRAPAPAPAARPAPAAQGARPGAPRPAQAGGQAGGARPGASRPAARPGNNPFAPAQGMPRQGERPGGPRPGGPRPGNNPFAPSQGMPRPGDRRPAPAEGAPAAAAGDRPGGPRPGGPRPGGPRPNPGMMPGRTQSGVGRPGERPAAPGRGGGAGRGGFGGGAGRPGGGSGPGAGGGGFAGRPGGGGGRPGGAGRGSTQGAFGRAGGRPVRGRKSKRAKRQEFEQMQAPSLGGVSVPRGNGKTVVRLRHGSSLNDFADKIDANPASLVTVLFHLGEMATATQSLDEDTFGTLASELGYVIEMVSAEEEDRELLGAFDIDLEAELEAEGDEDLEARPPVVTVMGHVDHGKTKLLDAIRSTDVVAGEAGGITQHIGAYQVRTEHEGVERAITFIDTPGHEAFTAMRARGAQVTDIAILVVAADDGVMPQTIEALNHAQSANVPIVVAVNKVDKEGANPDKIRQQLTEYNLVAEEYGGDTMFVEVSAKQRLGIDQLLEAVLLTADAALDLRANPDKDARGVAIEANLDKGRGAVATVLVESGTLHVGDAIVAGTAHGRVRAMLDEHGDTVDEAGPARPVQVLGLSSVPRAGDTFLVAPDERTARQIAEKREAAERAALLAKRRKRISLEDFTQALQLGKVETLNLVLKGDVSGAVEALEDALLKIDVGDAVELRVIHRGVGAITQNDVNLATVDNAIIIGFNVKFAPRVEDLADREGVDVRFYSVIYQAIDDVEAALKGMLKPEYEEVQLGSAEVREIFRSSKFGNIAGSIVRSGEIRRNSKARVLRKGKLVADNLTIESLKRFKDDATEVREGYECGIGLGSYNDLQLEDVIETFEMREKPRS; encoded by the coding sequence GTGGCTAAGGTCCGCGTCTACGAGCTCGCCAAGGAGCTCGGGGTCGACAGCAAGACCATCATGACCAAGCTGAACGAGCTCGGTGAGTTCGTCCGGTCGGCGTCCTCGACGATCGAGCCGCCCGTCGTGCGCAAGCTGCGCGACACCTACCCGGCAGGCGGGTCCGGCAACGGACGCTCCGCCTCGTCGGCACGCCCCGCAGCGCCGAAGGCGCCCGCGTCGTCGGACGGCACGCCCGCTCCGGCTCCCGCACGTCCCGCGGCACCGGCTCCGGCCGCACCCGCGCCCGTCGCGGAGGCGCCGCAGGCCCCGGCCGCACCGGCTCCCGCCGCGCAGGCGCCGGCCGCGCAGGCTCCGGCCGCGCAGGCTCCGGCACCGCAGGCTCCGGCCCCGCAGGCACCGGCTCCCCAGGCACCCGCCCCGCGGGCGCCGGCACCGGCTCCCGCCGCACGTCCGGCCCCGGCCGCGCAGGGCGCACGTCCGGGCGCGCCGCGTCCGGCCCAGGCCGGCGGCCAGGCCGGCGGTGCCCGTCCGGGCGCCTCGCGTCCGGCTGCGCGTCCGGGCAACAACCCGTTCGCTCCCGCGCAGGGGATGCCCCGTCAGGGCGAGCGCCCCGGCGGCCCGCGTCCCGGTGGCCCGCGTCCGGGCAACAACCCGTTCGCGCCCTCGCAGGGCATGCCCCGTCCCGGTGACCGTCGTCCGGCGCCCGCCGAGGGTGCGCCCGCGGCTGCTGCCGGCGACCGTCCGGGCGGTCCGCGCCCCGGTGGTCCGCGTCCGGGCGGTCCGCGTCCCAACCCGGGCATGATGCCCGGTCGCACCCAGAGCGGCGTCGGTCGTCCGGGCGAGCGCCCGGCCGCGCCCGGCCGCGGTGGCGGCGCCGGTCGTGGCGGCTTCGGTGGCGGCGCAGGCCGTCCCGGTGGCGGCAGCGGTCCCGGCGCCGGTGGCGGCGGCTTCGCCGGTCGTCCCGGTGGCGGCGGCGGTCGTCCCGGTGGTGCCGGTCGCGGCTCCACGCAGGGTGCGTTCGGCCGTGCCGGCGGGCGTCCCGTCCGCGGGCGCAAGTCGAAGCGTGCGAAGCGCCAGGAGTTCGAGCAGATGCAGGCGCCGTCGCTGGGCGGCGTGTCCGTCCCGCGCGGCAACGGCAAGACCGTGGTGCGCCTGCGTCACGGCTCGTCGCTGAACGACTTCGCCGACAAGATCGACGCCAACCCCGCGTCGCTCGTCACCGTGCTGTTCCACCTCGGTGAGATGGCCACGGCCACGCAGTCGCTCGACGAGGACACGTTCGGCACGCTCGCGTCCGAGCTGGGCTACGTCATCGAGATGGTGTCGGCCGAGGAGGAGGACCGCGAGCTGCTCGGGGCCTTCGACATCGACCTGGAGGCCGAGCTCGAGGCCGAGGGCGACGAGGACCTGGAGGCGCGGCCCCCGGTCGTCACCGTCATGGGTCACGTCGACCACGGCAAGACCAAGCTCCTCGACGCCATCCGGTCCACGGACGTCGTCGCGGGCGAGGCCGGCGGCATCACCCAGCACATCGGTGCGTACCAGGTGCGCACCGAGCACGAGGGTGTCGAGCGGGCCATCACGTTCATCGACACCCCGGGTCACGAGGCGTTCACCGCCATGCGTGCCCGTGGTGCGCAGGTCACGGACATCGCGATCCTCGTGGTCGCGGCCGACGACGGCGTGATGCCCCAGACGATCGAGGCGCTCAACCACGCGCAGTCGGCCAACGTGCCGATCGTCGTGGCGGTGAACAAGGTGGACAAGGAGGGGGCCAACCCCGACAAGATCCGCCAGCAGCTCACCGAGTACAACCTCGTGGCCGAGGAGTACGGCGGCGACACGATGTTCGTCGAGGTCTCCGCCAAGCAGCGGCTGGGCATCGACCAGCTGCTCGAGGCCGTCCTGCTCACCGCGGACGCGGCTCTCGACCTGCGCGCCAACCCCGACAAGGACGCGCGCGGTGTCGCGATCGAGGCCAACCTCGACAAGGGCCGCGGCGCCGTCGCGACCGTGCTGGTCGAGTCCGGCACGCTGCACGTCGGCGACGCGATCGTCGCGGGCACGGCCCACGGCCGTGTGCGCGCCATGCTCGACGAGCACGGCGACACGGTGGACGAGGCCGGCCCGGCCCGTCCGGTGCAGGTGCTCGGTCTGTCCTCGGTGCCTCGCGCCGGCGACACGTTCCTCGTGGCGCCCGACGAGCGCACCGCGCGTCAGATCGCCGAGAAGCGCGAGGCCGCCGAGCGTGCCGCCCTCCTGGCCAAGCGCCGCAAGCGCATCAGCCTCGAGGACTTCACGCAGGCCCTGCAGCTCGGCAAGGTCGAGACGCTCAACCTCGTCCTCAAGGGCGACGTGTCCGGTGCCGTCGAGGCACTCGAGGACGCGCTGCTCAAGATCGACGTGGGCGATGCGGTCGAGCTGCGCGTCATCCACCGTGGGGTGGGTGCCATCACGCAGAACGACGTCAACCTCGCCACCGTGGACAACGCGATCATCATCGGCTTCAACGTGAAGTTCGCGCCGCGCGTCGAGGATCTGGCGGACCGCGAGGGCGTCGACGTGCGCTTCTACTCGGTGATCTACCAGGCGATCGACGACGTCGAGGCGGCCCTCAAGGGCATGCTCAAGCCGGAGTACGAGGAGGTGCAGCTCGGTTCCGCCGAGGTGCGCGAGATCTTCCGCTCCTCCAAGTTCGGCAACATCGCCGGGTCGATCGTCCGGTCGGGCGAGATCCGACGGAACTCCAAGGCCCGCGTCCTGCGCAAGGGCAAGCTCGTGGCGGACAACCTCACGATCGAGTCGCTCAAGCGGTTCAAGGACGACGCGACCGAGGTCCGCGAGGGCTACGAGTGCGGTATCGGCCTCGGGTCGTACAACGACCTGCAGCTCGAGGACGTCATCGAGACGTTCGAGATGCGGGAGAAGCCGCGGTCCTGA